In a single window of the Candidatus Kaiserbacteria bacterium genome:
- the atpE gene encoding ATP synthase F0 subunit C: MGLQAAELSAEAVKSIAMAVAIGVGVFGPGIGIGLLVSKALESIGRNPEASKQIMTPMFIGIAAVEALAIFALLVAFVIKFA, encoded by the coding sequence ATGGGCCTTCAGGCAGCAGAATTGAGTGCCGAGGCCGTCAAATCAATCGCTATGGCTGTTGCTATCGGCGTCGGTGTATTTGGTCCTGGTATTGGTATTGGTCTTCTCGTGTCAAAGGCACTTGAGTCAATCGGCCGCAACCCAGAAGCATCAAAGCAGATTATGACTCCGATGTTCATCGGTATCGCAGCGGTAGAAGCGCTTGCAATCTTTGCGTTGCTAGTAGCTTTTGTTATCAAATTCGCTTAA
- a CDS encoding ATP synthase F0 subunit B produces the protein MEEIIHAFGIDWRLIVIQILNFSILMGLLGYFLYTPVLKMLADRESKIKKGIEDAEHAAQARTDALAEKAVIVKEAHTEAGAIYSRATLSAEEKEKAMLREAGEKIARDIQNAKQLAADLKTQALKESEAEIAKVAFLAAEKVLVSQLSK, from the coding sequence ATGGAAGAAATCATCCACGCATTTGGCATCGACTGGCGACTCATCGTCATTCAGATTTTGAACTTCAGCATCCTCATGGGTCTGCTCGGGTATTTCTTGTATACACCGGTTCTCAAAATGCTTGCTGACCGTGAATCAAAAATAAAAAAGGGTATAGAAGATGCTGAGCATGCTGCACAGGCGCGCACTGACGCGCTTGCGGAGAAAGCGGTGATTGTGAAGGAGGCACACACAGAGGCAGGTGCTATTTACTCACGCGCAACGCTGAGTGCTGAAGAAAAGGAGAAAGCGATGCTTAGAGAAGCAGGAGAGAAAATCGCTCGCGATATTCAGAACGCGAAGCAACTTGCCGCAGATTTAAAGACACAAGCACTCAAGGAAAGTGAGGCGGAAATAGCAAAGGTTGCATTCCTTGCTGCAGAAAAAGTTCTCGTGTCACAACTTTCAAAATAA